The nucleotide window GGATGAAGCACTAGCTAGTTCATTAAAGAGGGTGTAGACGCAAAGAAATGCATTAGTCGGGGACTTTTAGGAGGGGCTTGCCTACTTgcacaaatcaatatttttaaataacaatggatcaaatggcTGCGTGGTTTCAGTCCTATAGTGACCAACCTACAGAAAATGATCACCCGACAGTTCAGTTCCTCTCAGttatatgttgttttttagcTTCTTTTCGCTCATTGATCTTAGTGAAAAAGCTATGATAAACCAACTTACACTGTCACCTTGGGCCAAGCAGCATGTAGACAGAGTTAGTGTCCAGTTGGTGGCTGTAACAGAACATCTACTGAGCTCCATAGGAGACCAAGCCAGAGCTAAAAACACTGGACTTCAGTTGTTATGTAACATGATTCTAAAAGAATGCTAATGTTGATGTGTGACTGCTGCTTCACTGGGACTACTTTGTCAGCAGGACATGGTTTAAATGAAATCTTCCCACTCACCTTTGTTTCCCTGTTGCATTAATTTGTTGAatcttcattatttttttacagCAGAACGAGCACAAATGTTTCACAAATGAAATCTCAAAAACTGAGCAAATTATCCAAATGTATCTGCAGAGCTTGATTATACTGCAGCTcataggcaaaaaaaaaaaaaatatatatatatatatatttgtaattTGGCTGAATAGACCCTTTAATTGGTTTACAAGGGGAAAGGAGGCCATGAAATTAACTTATGTAGAACATGAGGAAAGgagtttgggaacccctggtcCAGATCTACATGTATGCGGCTCATAAACGCTATAACATTTGCTATAGGCAAActccagaaaacaaaaatccaaaaaagaaagaaaacgtgACAATACATCAGAGAGTGATTGTACGATCTGTAGAAACATACTTCAGCAGTGACAAAACAGATACAAAACAAAGGAATTTGATGGATTGCTTAAGAGTTTTATCTTGAAATTGTCAATGCTGCCTCTTCGGTTATTTGTCGTAGCACAGAATAACACAGTCTCTTCTGTTTTCATAAAATATTCTCCAAACTCACGCCCTTGTGTCCTCAAACATAAGTGCAACTCTGAAAATATTACTTTCAAAGTATTTGTCTGTCTTCCGTGCCAAACTTGGCCAAAGGTAATTATGTCTTTTCTGCAATTATAgataacagcagaaaaaaaaaaaaaaaaaaatagccttACTGTGAAAGCTGCATACAGATTAACTTTATAGTTAAGGCAGACTGTGGATGCACTCATTTTAAGGTGAGtgtttagaaaatgaaaatgaagggaggaaaaaaaaaaaaactcttccaGAGTAAAACATGTGCACGCTGCCATTCAAATTAGCCACGGTGGGTGGATGCATGGATGGAGGTGTAGCATAGCACTGGTTTCAATGCATTCCCTTGCACATGATGGGAGCAAGGGTTGAGCAGAGAAGCATTAAATGACGGACCTGCCAGTCACCTATGGAGCAGATTTACGGATGTAAGACGTTCCAGTGTGAAAACGTTGCTACGATACTATCCTTTGagaaagtacaaaaaaataaaacacatctcctctttcatctctaACTTTTCTCCAGGTACATGACTAATGAGCCCAGAattatactgtgtgtatataaaAACCCAGCCAGAAGCTTTTCTATTCTATTCCTCTTTGCTCGCTATTCTTCCACACAAATAGGACTTTTTTGTAACCTATAGAAACCCCGATGCTATCTACATCTCTCACTGCTGATTCTGGTAGTCCAAGAGGGCACTGGACAGAAAGCCTGAGCCTCCAATAGCCTGTCTTCTCCTTCCATATCAGATGTCTCCAGAAACCCTCAGAGAAGGTCTTCTCCTCTGCTAATGAACACCTCTGATGGAATTCAGGCTTGGAGGGATGCTGATCACCTTTTTAGCCAACATCTGCCTTGTTAGAATATTTAAACCCTCATAAAGTTGAACTCGCAGACACAAACATCCGTCCCTCGCCTCTTATTCTGAGCCTTGAATTTAGCTCCCGGCGTCTGCATGTCCATCAGCGAGGTGCCATGGAGATTCAGGCGTTGCTGCAGAAAAATAAGCATTCAGAAGGGGACTCATTAGAGGTGTGAAAACAGACTGATGGAGCAGGTAAAGTGAATGAGATGGATGACCTGAGCCGCGGCAGCCCCTAGCACGAAGCCGGGATGTGACTGGTATGCATGTTGTGTGACAGCATTGATTAAGATGCTCGCCGGCTTatctgctccctctctgtctctcgctttCTGACTCAATGCAATGGCGGAAAATGGCgaggacagaaggagaggaaacatCCACCAATCGAACGCAGCACGATTCCACGCCGGCCCCAGAGCTTGCAGCTCATGCAGTATTTGTTTCCCCTTTGAGAAAGATTCATTCCATTATGCAAAATCTACAAAACGAGGTAAAAATCTGGACTTTTTCTTACTTGGTGGGTTGAATTCTGTTAACAGTGAGAGGAACTCAAGCACACTGTCTCGCTGACTGCTGAAGTATTTGATTAAAGCGTCTTGGCCTGTGCGACCTTCATCAGGTATGGGCAGCGTCACAACACTACAGAGGACGACGGAGACTGGTTTGACTGATGATCACCTTGAACTTCCTCAGAGCATATGGCGTAGAATTAATATGTTTTATAGCACTGGAAGATTTAGGATGTTTGCTCTTAAATTCCCTCCTTCTTTTCTATTGTTTGCTCTTTGGAGTGCTTTGAGGTTACATGGAGGCTGGTATCGTTCTATTgagtcattttgtattttttaatttcttaatgCTGTTTTCTCACTGGTGGCACATTTAGTTTGAGTTAAGGTCAAGGTGATCATTGGCCAAGccagtctctgctgtcctctgattGGATGGCTGAGGCAGCTCGTGTGTGTATATGCTGTATATATGGGAGTGATGTTACCTAATACCTGATGTTGTGGTCAAATAAATAGACTCCCTCATACAAGGACAATTAACATTAAAAGCATGAAATGTTCCTCACTTGgtgtaattaaaatgttttacgGCCATTAGTCGAATAATAATACTTCCATTTTGCACATACAGCATTCACGTTAGTGGGGTCAGAGCAAGAATAATTTGATCATCTACAGCTCCATGATAATTGGACAGCTGCATTTGTGAAGGAAGATGGTGTGACACAAGTTGAATAGACCAggtggattattattattattattattattattatcattatcattattatttggtCAACTCCAGGCTCCAGGGTTGGTTATACCAGTCTGTCATCAGGCCACCACTTCAGTCCAGAATGACCAATATCTTAACAAGTACTGGaaagattgccatgaaatttggtccaGACAAGTGTGgagcccagaggatgaagccacTGGTGCCAAGAGGTTCTTGctatcaacaaatcccatgaaaaaagACAACTAAGTGAGTAATACTAGAAATGAACTACACtaaatgtgtttatgttaaTGAAGGAATGTGTCATCCAGTGCAACGTGTGGCTCagttatgtgtttttaatagtttttggacagtAATGGAtctctatggcacagaggaataagataaatTGGTGGCAGCGCAGCATTTACCAAATGAAACTTCATTCTCCCCTAAAGCACTGGATCATGTGGTAACCAGGAGGGCTGGTACCTAACGTGATTAAGCAGAACTTGATTTGACATGAGAGTAAATGAAAGCATTCGTGTTGGATTCCATTATGCGTTGAGTGCAGGGgcagaaaatgcatttattcCCTGCGACGAAGCCGACTTTGCCTCGCTGTAACCGAGTTTCTCCAGCTAGGATATTTTTTTGGCCTAATTGCCGCCACTGGCTAAATCCTATCCATTTGCATCGATCTCCTTTGAAGAGAGATGCAGATGAGCTTAACGAGTGTGCTAATTATGCTCGCTCGGCGTGGGGAGCCTGCTGTAACCGcaactttgtgtgtgtacgtgtgtgtgtgtgtgtgtgtgtgtgtgtgtgtgtgtgtgtgtgcatatttgaaATTTTATGCTTGTGAATgcctgagtgtttgtttgtgtacgTGCATAAACACTGGGGACAAACAACCTGACATTAAGAAGAGAGTGACTTAGTTTGAATACCATACAGTGGATTAATCCGAAGTCTCAATGTGCTTTGATTGCTTTGTTTGGAGCTGCACGTGTAGTCAGCTTAGTATAGTAGCTCGGCCTTCCTATcgacaaaagaaagaaaattgaaCGATTTTGCTGAAAACATCCACAGAACAATGTTTTTCAGTGCTGACATGAGAATGGAGACAAAtactattgtgtgtgtgcgtgtgtgtgtatgtttgtgtgtgtgtacctgaggCTGTTTTGGtccagtgtatgtgtgtgcatgctgctcTGCCAGCCAGTGCAATGGCAATGACTGGTGTTGTCTCCCCCAGCACACAATAGCCTGGACACCCAGACAAAATGTCACTCGACAGGCCTGTCTCTTCTATCTCTCTCggcctcccttcctctctctctctccctctctcccctcattcTTTCCTCTTCGCTGAAAGGGATGTAGTGACATGGACGAGTGACAGAGCTGGAGCATGAAAAGCTGTGACACCGGGGCACAATACGTACATTTGTGACTAAACATCTCGGAGACATGAAAGCGCCCTAACAGATAGATAATTGGCTGCGGCTGCGGCTTCTCAAAGCGAGCCGAAGACAGTGAAGGGCTGCAACCGTCAAAACACATCAAGGTTAATGGAGAATCTCAGAAATGTTGGGTTCTTTTTAAATCTCGGGATCGGGGGGGAGGGAGCACACCACCCAGCAGGCGAAGCTTTCGGCGCACAAAGGATATTTCTTCACTCGCAGGATGGAGCTGTCCTGTTTTCGATTGTTGCCGTTTCCCTGCTGCATTGTCACTCTGAGACACGAGAAACTCAGTGTGACagtggaggagatggatgaCACTTCTGACATTTTCAACAGTATGACCATGCAAGATTCCCATTTCCACAAAGCATCACTCAGAGTGAAGCTTATTTCTTTAAATAATGACAGCGCTGAGGTCTGGCTGCGGTGGTTCCATCTGTCTCATTACCTGCTAACTACAAACAAAGCagaattttcatttttctggtgGCAAGGCAAGCTGTTTCCACCTTATTTGCCATGCATTTAAATTCCCTCGCAGAACAAAGATGCATCGCCACCAGACACACCTAACATTATAGCAAACAAGAATAGGAAATTGGATTTTCAAAACAACCCACGGCAGTACATTAAGTTGAGAGATTCCACATGTGCGTACACTTGtttgaaaatgcagaaaagtgaGGTAacattccttgtttttttttctcctgtgcaTCTTTCATGCCATTGTCATACTCCTGCAAAAAGGTTGCACCAGGATGACATAAAGTgttcagcaacagcagctgtcatGTAAACGTGTAGGCAGCGAGACAAGCACAAGCAGTTCCCATTTGCAGGATGCGCTCCCTCGATTTCCCCGTTTAAAGCGAGCTGCGTTCTCCTCGTCGTGCGAGAGCCCAACGTTTTCCTCGGACTGCGGCTCGATCACGAGACAGGGCCAAACAATCTGAGGAGATCAGACACATACATGCGCTTGCTTCTACTCAAACACGCCGAGGTTTGGCGGAGAGTAAAGCAGCCACtagaaaagaaaggaggagacagGCGGGCAGGCGGGCTGGCTGAAGTGAGATGGATGTTGGCTCTTGGAGGAACCTCCCAGCACATGGCTTCTGGGACTTAGAGATAATTTGCTGCTTGTCTGTGAAAACAAGATGTAAAGCCATACTTCATTGTTGTCCTTGCTGTCCCGTCTGCCACGGGCCAGAATGAAAATGacctgtgtttatgtgtgtgcgagAGGATTCTGTGCAGCATCCCTCTGCATACAACCCAGCGCAGGCAGTGCTGCAAATCAGGCCAAATTAAAGTCCACACatccacaagcacacacacgcctaACGGAGACACGCTTATTGTGTCAAAGCTCCCTagcttgcacacaaacacccacactgGCTACGGGTTCAGTTCACAGTTGATGATGAAGGTTTGTGACTCATCAGGCTTATTTTTAATTAGCTACATGgtcattaaaatgtgttaattgtATGCATTGTGTTAATGCTGTGTCAAAGTCAGCTAAGGACGAGGCTGGACGGAAACTGTGGTTTAGCAGCTCTCCAGTAATGCAGTGTGACCCTGTGTAATTTCAATATGATAATTGGAAGAAGTCCCCCTgccccctctgtgtgtgtgtgcacgtgcgcatgcacacacacagcctctccGGGCTAACTTTGGCTGATGAGAAAGCAGTAGAGCACCCCCTTTTGGTGGGCTCTCTGCAGAGATTAGTATACTTTCATCAAAGGGTAACAACAGCATTAGTCCCCAACACCTCTGCTGGctggaaaacacatcaaacattaGGAGTAATTCACTAAAGCAACAAAATtcaccagtgtttcccaaattGCTGTGATGGACAATTGCAAAGTGCTGCACACTAATGCACCGGCCACGCCGCTGAGCCTATCATTCAGTGTTATGTGGCAATTTGGTGCATACGGTGATGCTGAAAATGGGCAGCCTAAAGCCCTTTCTGAAGCCAAGCAACCCCTCTGAGAAGGAAATTAATTATTCATACAAAAGCGGCACAATAGTATAATTCGGCCCTTCCATGAATAATGCATTTCAGATGTGAGGTCTTAAACAAAGCagaggtaaaaaataaaaatgtgtttcattttcttttccatttgcGAAGTGGGGGTCAGTGAATTATAGTGACTTTTGAGCCTTTTCTGTCCTCCATGCTTAGCTGTGATAACACCAGAGTTATCACAACATGGAATAAAACCATAATATAATAAAGTGCGTACTTTGCCACAGTTGTACAGCATCTGTTCTGCAACAGATACATGAGAGCTTTGAAAGTCAGAAATGACCAGCCATAGGATTATAAATACTCctacactcacacatacatagCCTCAGTAATAGCCTAAAGGCACCACAATGCCTGCTGAAGTGTCATGTCAGTGTCAGATCTATTTGGTAGAGTTATGAAATTTGCCCGTGGGCTGAAACTGTAGCACGGCAGTAGCCATTTTGGTTCAAGCCTCCAAACGGATAACGGATGTGCTTGGTTAAAAGGTGGTGCTGCTTTCACTGACGCAGCAGAATGTCGTAATTAGGACAAATGGCGACTCAAAAAAATGCTGTCATACCAAAGAACTAAAGTGTGACGTGACGGGCGTTAGTCTGaatgtgatttgtgattttagTCATTGTATTGTGTGTTGACGTACTGGCATATGTATTCTGCTTTAGGCTACTTCTTTTCATATAATTGTGTAAAACAGTTGTACAAGAATTGTAAATTGTTTTATACAATTATATTTAACTGATGTATGCAAACGTTCATGACATCATATTATTAAAACCCGTTAGCTGAGATGAATTTCCGCTCTACCCCTCTCATAGCACAGCTTTTTacagtgcatttcattttctgtaacattttgttaacattttttgatttgttttgttaccCTCGTGCGCGGGATAGTCATTATCGATAACGCCGGAGATTGGAAGTAGGAGTTTACAGAATGACAGTGAATGCAGCATCGCCGTTGGTCTTCCGCTTGTCGGCTCCACACGCAGCTACTAAACATGACTGCTTCTGTTATTGTCCGAAggttagcagctctgtcagggGCTTCGGCGGTGGCAGCTGGGGCATACGGGGCTCACGGTAGGGACGCTTTATGAGCTTATATTGCCTACGCATGCACGAGTCTTTCCATTGGGCTGGATAGTAAAACATCGTCAGGACAGACTGCCAGGTCCACCACTTACTACGCGAGCCTCCTTCCTGAAAGACGCCAATTTAAGATTGGCTTCCTTATCGACACAGTTGCATAACTCCTAAATATTAGCTGCGGacatgtcttcttcttctgtagtCTAATGTTTAATTCGGCATCCAAACGATACACAAAGCAGCaagttttagtaaaataaaCAATTGTGTAATGAAGGTGACCCGCCTTCACCATATGTCATGAGGGCAGGGGGCTTTTTTAAGCAGTGGGTGAATGGTTAAAAATACAGTATACATAATAAACTATATTTGTCTAGTACCTTTTGTGAAAGAAATGcagcccaaagtgctttacaacaaagacatACAGCTTCATGCAATTCAGGGAAGAAATTACTACTAAAATGTGTAGAGAGCGCGAGGGAACCTTAAAGAGAAGTATGCCGTTAAagtgtgtgtcatttttcagATTGTACGTGAAAGTGACATTTCAAATCACCTACTGCATTATGtcatttttctattctgtatttcTTGTTTCAGGTTTCAAAAACAAGGACCCTGATGACTACCAGAGAGTGGTAGGTAAATACAACTGTGAATTGCAAATCTGGATATTAAAATTTATTTGAAAACGTTCCACTTAGTCTCTGCCGCAGTCTCCTAATACAGCTTCTATTTCAGAGATCTTGTCGGAGATCATGCTCTTGATTATGCAGCTTTGAGATTGCTTTTAGAAATACCgtaacagtgtgtttttacTCATAGTATGACTGGAAATTTTCTGAAAGTCAAAAGACAGCAAAGAGGTTTTAAAAGAGTATGCTATGCCTTCAAACTTACCTCCTCCCTGGGTTCACCTGTGCTGCGGCACCTGGTCGCTGCCTTTTTTATAATGTCCCGACTTCAACGTGTGTGCTGTTATcgataaagaagaagaaattcttCAGTCCCTTAGATTCACCCTTTCTCTGAGAGCTttgtctctgcgtctctgcctctgcagctaTATGAAACTGCCAACAAGTACCACTTCTACCACAGCCTGGCCCTGCTGGGTGCTGCCCACTCCGGCAAACCTGCGGTGGTGAGTATGGAAGCCTAATACCTCAGACCTGGGTGGCTTTTCAAGATTTtccgttgtgtgtgtgtgtgtcctggtttCATCACATTATGAGCAATAGAATTTCCAACacaatgcaaaaacatgcaCTGCCAAGTCTTTGCAGTGTAAAGGCTATTTATAAATTCATTAGCCACAAAATATCTGATTGAAAGCCACCAAACCGCATGAAAAGGAGATGCACGCCAGATTGTGTGTGAGCTATGTCGTGGCCAATCCAGTCAGGATTTCGTAGATGCCGCATCTAGTGGGAGCATTTGGAGGAGATAATTTGGGCTGGACTCCAGTGATTTCCAGCTTAGGGGAACGTCAGCTGTAGCCAAGGAACATACGCCAAGACTGGGAGCAGCTCGGCTAATTTGAATTTGAAGGAGCAGAAATTATGATCTGGTAATGTACAGTACAGAGCAGTGACCAATAAGCTACCAGCTCCAACATGCTGACTGCACAGGACACCTCCACCAACCTGAGTCATCCGTAAGACCTGAACACCATCTACTGCTTTGAGTGAAAACTAGTTAtataattttgaaaaaacagcagaaatagagaaaaagtGACAGTTTAAAGCTTCAGCCTCAGCTACAAGTGGTAGTAGTACAAATGCAGACCTTGAAATCCAGAATCATTGTatgaaaaaatattatttaacaATGTTAAATAACATCcagtgaaataataataaaaaaaaaactaccacACATTATGAACAGGGTGAGGGGTCCTGTTGAAGAGGTACTTCAGCTCATCTGACTGGACTGTGGAGGCACATTGGAGCAAAAAGGTTGCTGTAGTCCAAACAGCATTGAATTTGGTGCATTACGAGAGGCAAAAAGGTGGCTTGCAACCAAAGTGGAGCGAAACATTAGGCCTCGACGGCTAAAATGTTTGGACAGGCTGGTTCACCATCGTCCCCTGCAACTGTTCAGCCATATATACTCAGCTCACCTCCATTGTGTTTGCGTCTTGTTTTCAGGATGTTGTGCGCTCCCATTGTAATGTTGTTTGCAACATTGTTGGTTTTGTAACAGCCCTTGAGCTGAAGAATACAACAATGTACAAAAATACAGTCGCATAGATGCCAGATCAGCCCACCCACCCCTCCATCCCACATATCACCCTCCATTACCCAAGCACATCCACCCAGTCATTTCTTCAGAAATTCTTCACACCGATTCAAAGAAAAGGGAATAAAAACAGCCCATAACATATATAAAATCAACAATAGTTGCGGAGCGGGAATAGATAATATCCCTTGTGTATCACTTTAGTTTAAAGAGcaggataaaaagaaaagaaacaaacctcTGAGTCACACAACAGTTggattcaatatttatttgaATATAAAAGGAGGTCTATGTTGTGGAGTCCATGAATGTGAGAGAATCACCCTGAATCTTTTTAAACTGGTGTACATTAGTCCATCTAACAGATGTGCTGTGGGTAGTTACTCATCTTTCCATTGCatgattttacatttgtttgttgtgATAAGGAACCTTCTAAtgaatttgattttgtttttattgactcTTGAGTCCGTGACAATTTGAGAACACGCTACGCTTCATTTAGCTTTCCGTGCAAAGACTTTCTTACATCAGACTGGTTAAAAATAGACGATTAAAAAAAGTTtcttgtgtctcctctccctcccctctgtgcAGGCTGGTACCCTCCTGGTAGCGGGCATGGGGATGTTCTGTGGCGCTCTGTACCACCAGGCCCTGACAGGGGACCCCAGTCTAAGCAAGGTGGCTCCCACAGGGGGCATGGCTATGATCGCTGGCTGGCTGGCCATTTTTCTCTGAACTGTAATGGTTTGCAACCCCTCCACAGGGCCAGTACGTGACACTAAGCTGTCAGATTGCTAATGGATGAACTGGAGAGTTTGTGAGAGTTGGCTGAGAGGTTTAAAGTGTAGAGTTATATCGCACATCTGACCGCTGCCTGTCATGGGTTGTGGGTGTCAGCAGGAGATAAGGTCATGACAGGATTATCACTTTTCTGCTTTCGCTGCCTGTTGACTGGTGGCCTTTGACAATTTTGTTTCAGTTGAAATAGTAAGCAAATGAATACCTTACATCATGCAAGCACAGTTTTGTACTGGTAAGAAAATCACTAATGAGCAAATAGAAATTCCCAACGCTAATGCATAGCTTTGACTGTGAATAATATAGTAGCATATcttgtttcttcatttttactATATTTTCCCTTACTGCAGTAAATACAGTTcatatttctgtacatttatACAGCTTAGGTATGGCAAATAGAGTAAAATTAAAGAAAGCAATATGAaggatttaaaatgaaataaatacttTTTCTTACACATTGTTGGGTCGTCCTCTCCTTACCTCCAATGGCTCAGCAGGTACAGCATGTGATCAGCTCCGTCCATTTGTTCGTCAATGAATATCCATACTTTAAtcagtttttttcctcacaaGCATCTCAGTATGCAGGAGTTCAGTGCAGATCGgctgctccactacatttactTGACAGTAGTTCCTCTGCGGATAGGCATTTTTCAGACAAAACATATCTATCTATAGCTGAAACTGACCAAGTACAACTATAAAATGCTATTTGCATGTTAATACATCAAAAATAGTTCCTAATAGCAGATTTCCAAAAATAACTATGACATGAATGAATATGATATTCACAGTATTCATATTCTTGAGTACAGTCTTTCAGTACTAGATCTGGTGTTCCCAGGAATTCCCctgtagcgccaccagcaggttgactTTCAAATTTTGCGTTTAGTGATAATTAGCATATTTTCGCATATTCACACTGTAaactaaaatggtgaacatggtaaacaaacactgatgttaAACAAACTTGCttaacatcagtgtgtgagcgTTTTAGCATTTTAAAGTTAGCTTAAGTTTTACATTTGTCATATTACTACTTTTCTTTATGTGATGGATCTGACTGCTGCTTCAACCACTGATACTGGACTCTTCAGGTGTTAATCCTATAGATATACAGttcattatatatatttttgaaaAGCTTCTTGTCTGTacattattgtttattttaaatcCTTGCATAGTAGTTACCAGAAGAAAGTTTACTACCCATAAAGTTCTCTGCAGACCACCTTCAGTGCTAATTTTGGACATTTCTCCCAGGTGGATTTACAGCTCTTTTGGGATACCAAAATGCAAACCAATCACAATTGACTAAAGCCAAGGCCAGCTGAACAGGagtcctcagtgtgtgtttttttgttaagAGTGGATAAACCCATAGGATTCACTACCTATGGCAGCCAGAGTAAATCATCTCTCTCGCAGTGCTGCATGTCTCCACAGCCTCAAGCATTTGATCCTCTTAAGTGGTAGAACACAAAAGAGTTCATTACCCACGGCCTCCCCTTCGCCGGGGCCATGTTCCAACCACTCCGCGTTCAAATTGAAAGTGAAATCCATTGAAACACTAATTTGCCTTCCTGACTGT belongs to Chaetodon trifascialis isolate fChaTrf1 chromosome 23, fChaTrf1.hap1, whole genome shotgun sequence and includes:
- the tmem256 gene encoding transmembrane protein 256 → MTASVIVRRLAALSGASAVAAGAYGAHGFKNKDPDDYQRVLYETANKYHFYHSLALLGAAHSGKPAVAGTLLVAGMGMFCGALYHQALTGDPSLSKVAPTGGMAMIAGWLAIFL